CGTCGTCAGTCATGATGAGAGTTGGAGCGATTAAATCTCAACTTAAGGATTAATAATACATTAAAGTGGCACATGTGGTCACCAATTTAAAGGAGATAATACTACCAAGCACAATATTAGAGGAAGCTACCAAGAcccattttaaaaaaatacgcAACTTTTGTGAAGAGAGAATATTTTGTGGAATTTAGATCTCTAGCCTTAGCTTATACCATGTTGTATATTGTTATACTTTGTGAATTGGTGTGTATTCTATTGatcatatttatagtgttacaATCATTAGTCATAATTATATTAGAAAATCTAATGTGACTAGAATTGTACAATTTATATCCTAAGAGAATTTTATAATGTCTTACACACCGGTACAATacataatacttcctccgtttagaAATAGTTGCACCACTTTAACTTTCACgttttccaacacacacacatttgaccgttaatatctctaattatctaTTAGTAAAAATATTTATATTGAATAATTTGAAAAGTAGACATTGAGACTAATCCAACCAATTTTTTTATATTgataacatttattttttatatatgtgTAAAAAGAGAGTTAAAGTTAATATATGAATAGTGTGTAAAGTGACTGTGGTGCAACTATTTCTAAGCAAAGGAAGTATAAGATACTGCAATTCATTTAAAAGAATTGTGATACAAAGTAAATATTTATATGAGTATTATATTTAAAGAAAAGTTTGATATTTTTTCTAATATGTATCAATTGATATCAAAAATTTATTGTTTGCTTTATCTATGCAGAACCGTAGCAAGTATGGAAAATCAAAGGCCAAGTTCATCCGAGTACCGAAGACTAAGACGACAGAGGATGACTTCTGAACAATGTGCCCAAGAGGCCAATACTAGAAACGCTCAGAGGCGTTTGACCTATAATGCAAGAAGACATGCCCGACAAAATGGCAATGCGACCGCGTTTTTAGACATTACCAATCAAGATAACTCAACTGTTGTAGGCATTACTACAAACTCTATCCCCATACATACATGTGAGTTCATTgtcataaattttaaaaaagtaGCATTTTACGTCCATCTTACTTATCAGAAAAATGTCTTTTTCTTACAACTTAGTTAAATGTTTTATaagaaatttaattaattatttgtgTCTATTATATAGATTAATTAATCTCATTTTCCATAGGTGAAACATCACTATTTTACATTAACTGATCAAATGAAATACTTAGGTTTTATGTACATGTAAAACAAATCAATTTGGACTAATCATTGAATAAATCAGTATATTAAATTATACATGTTATATGTAAAAAGACGTATAATATGTACAAAATTAATTAGTCACAAATATGAATCATAAATTAGGTTACCTGCTATGATCTGCAGGATTCGATGAGATTTAGGAGGGTTTGCTATAAAAGATAGGCATCGGgtttataaaaaatattttccattgAATTAGATCTTCGGTCCCCAACATAGAAAgtgtgttattttttttatatttttttggagAGCAAATGAAAGTAAAGAGTAAAATGTTAATTCTATCATTTTCTAATCTTTAAGTTTGATAAATTATGGAGTAATTGATACGGGTATAGATTCCTCTTTTTCATTTTAACAATGCAAAATATATAGGTTAATCATCCAAAACAAGACATTTATAGTAAAAATTGATTATATTCTTTATttgcaaaaaagaaaagaaaaagaaagcctTGAATCCACTAATTAATATTAACATAAATAACAACCAATACGAATATTTTATAGACATTCTCTATTTTAATCTTAAATAAATGTAATATTTATATAGACTACATATATAAAAGTATAGTTAAGATATTAACTTCTCATCTTAAATCAAATAAATTGTGATGCAGCACTACCCAATGGTCAAACTTCCATATCGCACGTGTCTACGCGTGTTGGGAAAAGTAGAAATCACAATGGCCACAtagaatttggggaaagcagtGGCACTTCAAACACGAACCATCATGATGTCATGGTTGGGAACAATGCTCGAAGAAGAAATAGGGAAAGAGTTAATAATCAGTGTGCAATAAACTATCATGAACGAAGAGGAGTCCCAGATGTTCAATTGTCACCTCCAAGAACATGTTCTGATTGTCAAGCTCGACTTTTTCATAAAGAATCATCCCAATTTTGTTGTATGTCTGGAAAGATAAACTTGCCAATCATACCCGTTCCTGATGACCTGCTTTCTTTATACATTGATCAAACCCCAACTGGAATGAATTTCAGACAGGATATTAGAAAACTAAATCACATACATGCTTTCACTTCCATGGGTGTTCACTTAGATGAGAGCTTAGCAAATGCTCAACAAGGAGTATATACTTTCCGGGCTCAAGGTTCTATATATCATAAGATAGGTGGGTTTCTTCCTCGTGGATCAGAAGGTAGGCCACGATTCCTCCAAATGTACATATATGATACTGAGCATGAGATCGAGCATCGCCTGGCAGAGAATAACACGTTGCAACGGGATATAATACAAAAAATCAAGTCAATTCTTGATCGATGCAATCCCTTTGTCCACAATCTTCGATTTTTAGCTCAACGTGAAGACATACAACAATGTGCACTTCGTATCCATGAACAACCTTCAGATCGACCACAATATTGTCTACCTACTGCTTCTCAAGTTGCTGCAGTTATTGTTGGTGGAGAAGAGGTTGCGAACTTGAACCCCAGAGATATTTTAGTTCAGTCAAATTCAGGCCAGTTAATGACTGTTATGGACACGGCTGGATACTATGACCCCCTTCAATATCCTTTACTCTTTCCATATGGTTCTTATGGATGGTCGATTAATAGTCTTGACACTAATGGAAGAACTATTCCTTGCCGAGCTTTCTATGCCTACCTATTTCAAGTAATATTTAATAAGACCAAACTCTTATATACATGTTTGTATATGTATATTTGTCAATGATTTTTAATCCATGGTGGTTATTTTATTGCAGATACGGCTACATGTCATATCCATCATCTTATTAGCAGGGCGATTATTCCAGCAATTTATAGTtgataattttgtcaaaattgagGCTAATAAGCTGAGATGGCTTCGAGACCATCAAGATACCATAAGAGCTGAATTATACCAAGGCTCGCAAGATTGTTTGGATGCGGGAGAACTCAATCCAGGTATATATTTACTTACACAAAATTATCTAATTTTATTGTTAATAAGTATTTCTTTATATATGTTTCACAAAGTATATTAATCCAAACTCATGACTACCAGTAAATGCCGGTAAAAAAACTATTTTGCCTTCTTCGTTTGTTGGAAGCCCACGAGACATGAACCAACGATACCAAGATGCAATGGCATTGGTTCAACATTATGGAAAGCCTGACCTTTTCGTGACTATGACATGCAACCCAACATGGAGAGAGATTGTGGAAGAGTTATTGCCCGGTCAGACACCACAAGATCGCCCCGACTTAATCACCAGGATATTTCATGCAAAATTTGAGGAGTTTAAGAGTGATGTTGTTGACAAAAGTGCCCTTGGAAAGGTTGTGGCGTATGTTTATGTTGTTGAGTTCCAGAAAAGAGGTCTTCCACATGTCCACATGTTACTAATACTGGATGAAAATGACAAACCAAGATCACCTGAAGAATATGACAAAATTGTCAGAGCTGAGATACCTGATAGAGATGAGGAGCCACGATTATATGATGCTGTTCTTAAACATATGATCCATAAACCGTGTGGTGCTGGACGTCGAAATTCATCTTGCATGGAAAATGGAGTTTGTAAACGAAAATTTCCTAAATCATTTTCTGCAAGTACTTCCAAGGTGATAACTCTTACCCTATTTACCGTCGTCGTGGTGATCGCCCTGCAGTACCTTTGCATGAGAATAGCACAACATATGTTGATAATAAGTGGGTTGTTCCATATAATTCATGGCTTCTACTAAAGTATGATTGTCATATTAATGTAGAGATTTGTAGTAGCATCAAGTGTGTCAAATATTTATACAAATATGTGCACAAGGGTGTCGACCGTGTTTCCATGGAAGTTCGAACAGGATCAGAAAACAACGAGATTCAACAATTTGTAGATGCTAGATGGGTTTGTGCACCATAGGCATTATGGAGAATTTATCAATTTACACTTACTCGAATGTGTCCATCTGTGGAACGATTACAACTCCACCTACAAAATCGGCAAGAGATAAGGTTTAACACAAATCAATCTATTGAAGATATCCTCCAAATGCCACAAAACTCGCGAACCATGCTCACTGaattctttaagatgaatgtCTCTGATCCTGAAGCAAGGAAGTACCTTTACATAGAATTCCCTCAACATTATCGGTGGTTAACATCATCAAAAACATGGAGAAAAAGGAGGAATAAGCAGAGAGTGATTGGAAGAATATATACTGCATCGCCAATGGAAGGAGAAAGATTTTTCTTGCGTTTGCTCATAAATCATGTTAGAGGCCCAGAATCATTCCAACATCTTCGAACTGTCAACGGAATTGTCTATCCTACTTTTAGAGAAGCAGCTGAAAAACAAGGTTTAATGGAGAACGATGCAAGCATTCGTGAATGTTTACTTGAAGCATCTAACTCCAAAATGCCATCATCATTGAGAAAATTATTTGTCACACTATTGGTCTATTGCCAACCAACTGGATTTCGATCTTTATGGGATGAATTCTACCATTTCATGGCTGAAGACTACAATTTTCCATCCCCATCAAATACAAATTTGGTGCGTGACTCTGTTCTCTATGATGTAGAACGCATGTTGAAGCAATTGGGTAAGACTATCACTGATTATGACCTCCCTGATATAAGCATCCAATTAGATGGCAACATACAATTGGCCAGAGCTATACATGAAGAAGTATCCGCACCAGTGCCCCATGAAGATGTGCATTGTGTTGAACATCTTAATGATGACCAACGTAATTCGTTTGATGTTATAATGGAAGCTATTGATGGAGATACTGGTCGATTATTCTTCATAGATGGCCCTGGTGGGACCGGTAAGACCTATTTATATCGTGCTATACTTGCAACTATTAAACTTAGAGGACAATTTGGTCTTGCAGTAGCTAGCTCAGGTATCGCTGCCACACTATTGCATAGAGGAAAAACTGCTCATAAAACTTTTGGAATTCCGGTAACACTACATGCTTCATCGACATGGAAGTTCAGCAAACAGGATATTGAAgcacaattagttaagcatgccGCTGTTATAATATGGGATGAAGCAACAATGACTCATAGACATGCATATGAGGCCGTTGATCGTAGTATAAGAGATTTAATGGGGGTTGACAGTCCGTTTGGTGGTAAGGTCGTAGTTTTTGGTGGAGATTTTAGACAAATCCTTCCCGTTGTACCTAAAGGAACAAAAGCGCAAACCATAGATGCATGTTTGGTGAGGTCAACACTATGGAGACATGTTCAACTACTTCGCCTCAATCAGAATATGAGATCTAGAAATGATGAAGAGTTTGCAGAATTTCTTTTAAGAGTTGGTGATGGATGTGAGCCTATAGTTGATGAAAACATGATAAAGTTACCAACTTCATTGTGTGTAACAGATGGAAATCATAACTCAATTGATATCTTAGTTCACGAGATATTCCCAAACTTAACTGAGCATGTTGGTGATGTGACTTACATGGTAGAGAGAGCTATAATAACTCCAACAAATGATGAAGCTAACATGTTGAATGAAAAGATACTCAACGAATTTGTGGGGGAAGAAAAATTTTACTACTCCTTTGACTCAGTGTCAGAAGATCGCCAAAATCTCTATCAGCCAGAATTCTTAAATTCATTGTCATTTGGCGGCCTACCACCGCATCTTCTGAGATTAAAAGTTGGTTCACCGATCATGCTATTGAGGAATATTGATGCAAGTAATGGATTGTGCAATGGGACAAGATTAATCTGTTGCCGGTTAATGGATCATGTGATTGAGGCTGAAATCTTGACCGGACGCTGTAAAGGGACACGGGTATTCATTCCACGCATTCCTTTGAAAACAACTGAAGATGTAAAGTTGCCATTTGAAATGACTCGAAAACAGTTTCCTGTGAAATTGTGCTATGCTTTGACTATTAACAAATCTCAAGGGCAAACCATTCCTCATGTTGGTATTTATCTTCCACAACATGTTTTTAGTCATGGTCAGTTGTATGTTGCACTATCGAGAGGGACTTCCCGACAAACAACCAAAATTTTGGTTAGCAAAGGTGATATTCGAGGAAGAAATGGTGTATTCACAAAAAACGTTGTTTACAAAGAAGTTCTCTTGCCTCGAATTTCTTAACCCTAAACATTAGGCACTTTCCTTAACACTTTGTGTGTAACTATTTGTATACCTTTTGTGAGTTTTATTAACATTTTTTAAATAACCAATGATTATTCTTATTAGGGAGCAAGATTGACATCTAGAAGAAAACAAGGTGTTTGGAACAAAAATCCTCACACAATTTCCGAAGGATGATGGTTGTAAATTTAATATAAGTTACTTATTTCATTGTCGTCAAGTCTGTATATTTGGCACACATTACTTACTTAAGATTTTATTCATACATTTTGAATTTAGTTATAATTTCTTATATTGTGCACGCATTGCGTGCAAATCTTACCTTGTGGGGTataaagtttaaggttgtaattgagaAAACTGAAAGTTTAAGGTTATTACCCGTAAAGTGTTAAGTTTGTTTGGGTTGTATTTGGCAAAATTTCCTAATAGAAaagcacaaattcttatttataatgggtgtacaataaatattgtacaccgaagtaaaagttgactcaaaatgcttaaaagttacatttatatatgtaaaagttatctattttttaatgataattttttttcatttgaataaaaattatttcttcaaaagcactaataatgtatacattaatcatttaaccctttaaaatgtttatctaacaactttttaattttataatataaaagttatagaaaaataggttaaagttacaaaaaaactgcataaaagttatcttggtgtacaataaatttattgtacaccttgtgcgcgcaagaccttttgataaaaaagttattatacgttaataattGCATCCGTCAAGAGTGTATTATGTATACGTAATCATACAGATCCACATAATACAAATTTCATTTTGGTACAAAAACTATTTTCATCTCTGAATTACAAACCTCAAGGTTTCtaattagggtttaagaaagctAGGGTTTAAGAAGTGTTCTTTCAATTTGGGTACCTCATTTCGCAAGGGTTTAACATTCTCTCTCCTAACATTCTCAAGCTGCAAAATGTGGGCTCTTCGTCGGGTTTCTGCAAATTCTATCAAGTATTCCATCTTTCCTTCTCTCTATATTTTTGTCATTTGCAACtgattttgatttctgtttTTTTCGATTGAATTGTGATTGACACAAAAAAGTAATTTTTGTTCTGGGGTTGAATCAAACTATCGCGttattttgttttgaatttcactGATTTTATTCTGGTTTGGAAATGAATGGTTTTATGTTTGTTAAGTTGGAGCATCTCATCATTTATCCTCCAAAAATTAAGATTTTATACAGATACTCCGTATGAGTTAATTTGAGAATTATAATGTGGGTTTTAGAGGAAATTTTGGTGTTATTTTCGGACAATTTATGATGTGAAATGATCGTGTTGTATTGGGACAATTGTGGTGATAACTTAATCTTGAGCAGTTATATGAAAGAAATGAAGTTGTGGTGTTATACCCAATTTTCTATCTCAGTTACCCCTAAGGATTTGGGGATGGGTGGATACCAATATTTAGAACCAAAAGACGATAACTTTTGACGCAGGGGGTTTCACTTATTTTAATTGATTACTTGATTATGCTCAAACTGTTGTCTTGGTATCTATGGCTATTTTAGACTGAAGAAGTGACAAGTGTGTGTTTGGTCTCGATTCCCCAACATCATATAGTAATTGTTTCCAGTCATTGCCTCTGTGATATATCTATATTATGCTATATGAAATGTGTCTTACCTTTCCCTGCTTTACATATTGGTAAATCTTGCTATTTACCCTGTATATTCAGGGCTCAAGGATTAAATGTAGCAGCATTTCGAGCTTGTGCTGGACTTGGACCGTTCAAAAGTCCCAGAGAAGACAAGTCAAGTAATGAGCATCGTGGCTTCACGCTTGATAGGTGGATAACATCTAATGCTTGCCAGTGTTCTGTACATTTTCCTAATCAATCAGTTGGGATTAGAAATCTTTCTTCTCAAGCTGGTGCTAAGAGTGGTGGGGAGGAAGAGGATGATTTGGAAGAGGGATTTTCCGAGCTTGAAACACCTGAAGCCCCTGAGACTGCTGTGGGCGGTGTTGAAGATAGTGACAGTTCATCTGATTCATCTGATTCTGAATCTGATTTGTCTGGTGTTGATGAGAATTCTGAAGAGACCTTGGAAACTGAGCTGCTGAAAGATGCAGGAGAGGCAGTATCAAAGAAGAAGTTGGGGGGGTTGTCACCTTTGTTGAATCTGATATTGAAGGAGTCTGGTCCATCTGTTTCAGATGCTCTTGATAAATATGCTGCTGAGGAAAAGGAATTAAGCCGTTCTGAAGTTTATCATGCTACTCTGAATCTAAGGCGGCGCAAGATGTTTGTGAGGGCCTTGCAGGTGCTTAGACCTTCTACCATGTTTTGCTGTTGATTTTCCTTGTATGTGTGTGCAGTTACTCCACTGTTTGAATGATTATTGATCTTCAAATCCAATTCAAAGTGCTTTTTGGGCTCGTTTTTTTTACCACAAATTTTAAGGTTCAGTAAGTTATAATTAGTTTGAAAATGTTCCGGTAAGTTCAATTAGGTTTCAATAAGGGCTTCTCAAGTTTAATTCAAAATTGAATTACTGCAGAAAAATTCATACCAATAAGAAAAGTTCAGATCTATAAAGGTTTGTTGAAGATCCATTGAAAATACCTTATCTTCATTATATCTAGCTCATGGTCGTTTTTGAGGCTGTTTGTGTTTCTATTTTCAAACCACCCCCTAGTTTGTTTCTCTCTATCAAGAAATTAGACATCTCCTATAAATGGGCTGAGTTAGAAGTGTCTTCTTAGACTGTTGCATTTTAAATAAATGTGCAAGGGCATATGACTCATATGGTCACTCCGATGGCTGTGAAAATTTTGTCAAGAATTAAGTTTGTCTTGCGCTGAAGAAAGCTACTGGAGGTGTACTTTTATACATACTAACTATGCTTAGTGGAATTTGTTTTACATACATAGAAACTCCATTAGATCGTCTTTCATCAAATTCATGAGTGATTTACATATTCACTCCTAGCATTTATGTGGAGATTAGCTCTATTGATCGGGTTTTTCATTTATCCATATTTGAATCATCTTATTTACCATTTTTATGATTACCAGTATAATTCTGTATGTATGAATTGTTCCCAACGTCACTTTCAGTATAATTTTTCTTTCAATGCTTAGTTGATTACTGAAGTGATTTCATCATAGTCTGTTGTCTTCTCAGGGGATTGTGTATCAAAAGGAACTatgtgtcttttttttttttcttttcaagatTCCTTTTTGCTTCTAGTCCATACTGAAGCAGTCTGTGCGCAAGGAAGCCAGTTGAGATGGCTACTTGTATGCGCTTGTCTTTTCTACATATATATTGGATATCTAATGTTAATACTGTGCTCGTGTTATTGTTGTTCTTAATGTTGTTTGTATAATTCAGCTGTCAGAGTGGCTAGAGAAAAGAGAGGATTTTGAATACACTGAGCGGGATTATGCATCTAGGGTTGATCTGATTGCCAAAGTGCGTGGTCTTCAAAAGGCAGAGAAGTATATAGACAGCATACCCAAATCCCACAGACAGGAGGTGGTCTATAGAACTTTGCTTGCCAACTGTGTGTCCCAAACCACTTTGGGTAAATCTGAAGAGATATTTAATAAAATGAAGGACCTAGGATTTCCAATTTCAGCCTTTACTTGCAACCAGTTGCTTGTTCTTTACAAGAGAATTGACAAGAAAAAGATTGCAGATGTACTTCAAATGATGGAGAAGAATGATATTAAGCCCACTCTTTTTACTTACCAACTGTTGATAGACACAAAAGGCCAAGCAAATGACATAATTGGTATGGAACAAATTATTGAGACAATGCAGGCTGAAGGCATGAAACCCAACGCCCGTGTCCAAGCCACAATTGCTCGTCATTATGTGTATGGTGGACTCAAAGAAAAGGCGGTGGCGGTTCTGAAGGAGATGGAAGGAGATGACTTAGAGTCTAATCGCGGGGTCTGCCCCACGTTGCTTATTACTTATGCAAATTTAGGCAGTGCTGATGATGTTGAAAGGGTCTGGAAATTTTGCGAGTCAAAGCCTCGACAAGGAGAATACTTGGCTGCTATTGAAGCTTGGGGTAAGCTGAAGAATGTTGAAAAAGCAGAAGCTGTGTATAAAAACATGACCAAATCAATCAAGAAGCTTTCTACTAGGCATTATTCTACCATGCTAAAAGTTTATGCAGAAAACAAGATGCTGGGTAAGGGAAAGCAGCTACTAAAAGAGATGGGAGACGATGGTTGCCGCATTGGACCCATTGCTTGGGATGCTCTTGTGAAGCTTTATGTGGATGCCGGAGAAGTGGAGAAAGCGGACTCCGTATTGCAGAAAGCAACCTCGCAGAATCAACAAGGAAGACCGTTGTTTAGCTCTTACATGTCTATCTTAGATCAGTATGCTAAAAGGGGTGATGTCCATAACGCTGAAAAGATTTTCCTCAGGATGAAACAAGCTGGCTATGTGTCCCGTGCAAGGCCATTCAGTGCACTACTCCAAGCTTACATAAACGCCAAAGTTCCAGCATATGGGTTTAGGGAGAGGATGAAGGCAGAGAATATATTTCCCAATAAAGGACTAGCTGGACAATTATCCCAGGTTGATGCATTTAGAAAGACTGCTGCGTCTGATTTGCTCGATTGAATAGGCTTTTCAGCATGTAGAAAGTGTATTCTTGCAGGTGAAACTGATTAGACAAAACTTTGCTTTCATTGGATGCCTTCAGTTGGTAACTCTACTTCCATCTTTAGTATCTAAGTCTGCTATTTCTGTTTGAATATTTTGCCTAGGTT
This sequence is a window from Spinacia oleracea cultivar Varoflay chromosome 1, BTI_SOV_V1, whole genome shotgun sequence. Protein-coding genes within it:
- the LOC110800217 gene encoding pentatricopeptide repeat-containing protein At1g80270, mitochondrial, which translates into the protein MWALRRVSANSIKAQGLNVAAFRACAGLGPFKSPREDKSSNEHRGFTLDRWITSNACQCSVHFPNQSVGIRNLSSQAGAKSGGEEEDDLEEGFSELETPEAPETAVGGVEDSDSSSDSSDSESDLSGVDENSEETLETELLKDAGEAVSKKKLGGLSPLLNLILKESGPSVSDALDKYAAEEKELSRSEVYHATLNLRRRKMFVRALQLSEWLEKREDFEYTERDYASRVDLIAKVRGLQKAEKYIDSIPKSHRQEVVYRTLLANCVSQTTLGKSEEIFNKMKDLGFPISAFTCNQLLVLYKRIDKKKIADVLQMMEKNDIKPTLFTYQLLIDTKGQANDIIGMEQIIETMQAEGMKPNARVQATIARHYVYGGLKEKAVAVLKEMEGDDLESNRGVCPTLLITYANLGSADDVERVWKFCESKPRQGEYLAAIEAWGKLKNVEKAEAVYKNMTKSIKKLSTRHYSTMLKVYAENKMLGKGKQLLKEMGDDGCRIGPIAWDALVKLYVDAGEVEKADSVLQKATSQNQQGRPLFSSYMSILDQYAKRGDVHNAEKIFLRMKQAGYVSRARPFSALLQAYINAKVPAYGFRERMKAENIFPNKGLAGQLSQVDAFRKTAASDLLD
- the LOC130463784 gene encoding uncharacterized protein, translating into MCPSVERLQLHLQNRQEIRFNTNQSIEDILQMPQNSRTMLTEFFKMNVSDPEARKYLYIEFPQHYRWLTSSKTWRKRRNKQRVIGRIYTASPMEGERFFLRLLINHVRGPESFQHLRTVNGIVYPTFREAAEKQGLMENDASIRECLLEASNSKMPSSLRKLFVTLLVYCQPTGFRSLWDEFYHFMAEDYNFPSPSNTNLVRDSVLYDVERMLKQLGKTITDYDLPDISIQLDGNIQLARAIHEEVSAPVPHEDVHCVEHLNDDQRNSFDVIMEAIDGDTGRLFFIDGPGGTGKTYLYRAILATIKLRGQFGLAVASSGIAATLLHRGKTAHKTFGIPVTLHASSTWKFSKQDIEAQLVKHAAVIIWDEATMTHRHAYEAVDRSIRDLMGVDSPFGGKVVVFGGDFRQILPVVPKGTKAQTIDACLVRSTLWRHVQLLRLNQNMRSRNDEEFAEFLLRVGDGCEPIVDENMIKLPTSLCVTDGNHNSIDILVHEIFPNLTEHVGDVTYMVERAIITPTNDEANMLNEKILNEFVGEEKFYYSFDSVSEDRQNLYQPEFLNSLSFGGLPPHLLRLKVGSPIMLLRNIDASNGLCNGTRLICCRLMDHVIEAEILTGRCKGTRVFIPRIPLKTTEDVKLPFEMTRKQFPVKLCYALTINKSQGQTIPHVGIYLPQHVFSHGQLYVALSRGTSRQTTKILVSKGDIRGRNGVFTKNVVYKEVLLPRIS
- the LOC130463782 gene encoding uncharacterized protein; this translates as MVGNNARRRNRERVNNQCAINYHERRGVPDVQLSPPRTCSDCQARLFHKESSQFCCMSGKINLPIIPVPDDLLSLYIDQTPTGMNFRQDIRKLNHIHAFTSMGVHLDESLANAQQGVYTFRAQGSIYHKIGGFLPRGSEGRPRFLQMYIYDTEHEIEHRLAENNTLQRDIIQKIKSILDRCNPFVHNLRFLAQREDIQQCALRIHEQPSDRPQYCLPTASQVAAVIVGGEEVANLNPRDILVQSNSGQLMTVMDTAGYYDPLQYPLLFPYGSYGWSINSLDTNGRTIPCRAFYAYLFQIRLHVISIILLAGRLFQQFIVDNFVKIEANKLRWLRDHQDTIRAELYQGSQDCLDAGELNPVNAGKKTILPSSFVGSPRDMNQRYQDAMALVQHYGKPDLFVTMTCNPTWREIVEELLPGQTPQDRPDLITRIFHAKFEEFKSDVVDKSALGKVVAYVYVVEFQKRGLPHVHMLLILDENDKPRSPEEYDKIVRAEIPDRDEEPRLYDAVLKHMIHKPCGAGRRNSSCMENGVCKRKFPKSFSAKICSSIKCVKYLYKYVHKGVDRVSMEVRTGSENNEIQQFVDARWVCAP